CGCTTCGGCGACGTTCCGCGACAGGGTCATCAGCGCGCCTTTGGAGATGGAATACGCCAGCAGATTCGTCTCGCCGCAGTAGGCGTTGACGGAGCCGATGTTCACGACGGCGCCGGCGGATTTCTCCAGATGTTCGGCGGCGGCCTGAATGAGCAGGAGCGGCGCACGCACGTTGACCGCCATCACGCGATCGAACAGCGCGGCATCGGTATCGGCGAGGTTGCTGCGCACGACGGCGGCGGCGTTGTTGACGAGGCCGTCGATGCGCCCGAAGGCACCGACGGCGGCGGCGATGATACGCTGCGGCGCGGCGGGGTCGGCGAGATCATCGACATGAACGACGGCGCTTTGACCGAGTGATGCGGCGACCTGTCGGGCTTCGTCGTGGTCGAGGCCGTGGATCAACACCTTCGCGCCTTCGCTGGCGCAGCGCTCGGCGATGGCGCGGCCGATGCCGGTGTTCGACCCGGTGACGATGATGACTTTGCCGGCAAGTTGGCTCATGGCTTGATCACCGCCTTGACGACGTCGCCGTGGTGCATGGTTTCGAATGCATCGCGCCATTGGCCGAGCGGCCAGACGCCGCCGATCACAGGGGCGAGGTCGAGTTTGCCCGTATCGAGCAGGCGTATGACGCGCTCCCACACGGCCCAGTAGTGACTGAACGTGCCTTCGAGGCGGATGGCTTTCTGCACGAGCGGATCGAGACTGAAGTTGAGCGGCTCGGGGCCCCAGCCGACTTTGACGATCCAGCCGGCGGGACGCACGAAGTCGATCGCGGCCTTGAGCGTCGCCGAAACGCCGGCGGCGTCGATCGCCCCGTCGGCGCCCATGCCGTCGACCGCCTTCGCCCATGCCGCCGCGTCACCGATGATCGTCTCACATCCGTACTTCTCCGCCACGGCGAGCCGCT
This window of the Planctomycetota bacterium genome carries:
- a CDS encoding SDR family oxidoreductase, translated to MSQLAGKVIIVTGSNTGIGRAIAERCASEGAKVLIHGLDHDEARQVAASLGQSAVVHVDDLADPAAPQRIIAAAVGAFGRIDGLVNNAAAVVRSNLADTDAALFDRVMAVNVRAPLLLIQAAAEHLEKSAGAVVNIGSVNAYCGETNLLAYSISKGALMTLSRNVAEALAARHVRVNHLNLGWVLTPNEHKAKIAEGMPENWPDKLGSEHIPSGKMTTPEQIAAHVVFWLCDASRPVTGSVVELEQHVFLGRNPSKEV